A stretch of DNA from Pan troglodytes isolate AG18354 chromosome 21, NHGRI_mPanTro3-v2.0_pri, whole genome shotgun sequence:
ACATTCCAGGTAAGTATCACGGGGACTTTGTTTCTTAAGGAGAAACTCTAGGGGGAAGAGTCAGTTCTCTGAGGGAAGCTGCCCATTCATTAAAGGGTTTCCACCCTACAATTATGGCAGGAGAAGGGCTTTTGTGCTAGATCCTTTACTCGAGTCAAGCTATGGCAGCTGGCTAtcattattccattttacagGCGGGAGAGACAGATGGACAAGACAGCCGAACAGGTTCAGCATTTCATCAGGTGACTCCAGGCAGGCAGTAATCTGGCTAAGGGTCTACACTTTCAGTCCTTGAAGCATCACTCCACCACTAAGTAGAGATACCTGGGGCAGGCCACCTTCTCCCCACACGCACACCGCTGTCATCTATTGGCAGGGCCTGAGAGGGTTTTAACAATGAAAAAATTGGccggggccaggcacggtggttcatgcctgtaatcccaacattttgggaggctgaggcaggcggatcacctgaggttgggagtttgaaaccagcttgaccaacatggagaaaccccgtctctactaaaaatacaaaattagccaggtgtggtggcgcatgcctgtaatcccagctactcgggaggctgaggcaggagaatcacttgaacccaggaggcagaggctgcagtgagctgagatcgcgccactgcactccagcctaggcaacaagagcgagactccgtctcaaaaaaaaaaaaaaaaaaaaaagaataaattaataagcAGCTCACTCTGGGCAAAACCCTGATGCCCACTTGAAACCTGCCATGTCTGAGTTTTACCAGTGCCAGAATCTGAGGCTACCAACACGCCTCTGGGAACCTGCTACTGCCAACTATCCTTCCCATAGCTACCTGAACAAAGCCAGTTATCAGTCCAGAGTGAGCACCTTCACAGGCATGGTTTGCTTGGCCCAACAGCATCTCTGGCTTTCTGGGCCAGCATGTCTAGGTCACTTTATTACTCCCTGGACAACCTGATAGGATGAAAAGTGTTGGCTTTAGAATTATGCCAACCTTGGTGTAAATTCTCATTCAGACACTTAACTGGCTGAGGGATACCTGGGGTCAGTCACTTAGGCACAAAGACCTTCATGTGTAAACTGGGAATAAACTCACCTTCCTTGGAAGGTTactgtagaatatatgaaacagtATGCCGTTTCCATGAAGGAAGGTACCATGTGTGGCTTATGGCCAGCACCTAGTACACTGCTAGCTTcacagtagatgctcaagaaACATTGGTTGCATAAGTAGAGGACCTAACACAGTGCCTAGTACTTAACAGGTACTCAATAAAGACTaatttccttcccctttcctgtAGGGATGCTAAATTTAGAACATAGCCCTGAGTAGAATAGCCCATAAGTCCTACCCTTAAGGATCTCCCAGCCGCAGTCTCCAGGATAATTACCCGATGCCACCACAGTAGCCAGTCGGTGCAGCTTGGAACAGGATAATACCTGAGAGGAAGGGGGCGGGTACCTTCTAcccaggctcaaaggatcctGAGTCAAATGTTCTTTACTCCCTGGCCTTAGGGAGAGAATGTGTGCTCAGAAATGGTTCTGATATAACTGGCTCTTCCACACACATCCCCTCTGTTCACCAAGAGGAAGTGACATGTGGTATGTTGTCCAACGGGCTCTGATGATTCTTAAGCAAAGAGATGGAAGATGGAATTTCAACCCCATGGAGATCTAATAAACTTACCCAGAGTTGCTGTGTCTAAGACCTCTTTCATATGCACCACTGGGCAGCTGGCAATTCTCTGGTAGGGGTAGCCTTCTGCAGAGGCTGGCTAGCAGACCAGGCACCTCTCCCAGACTGCCTTTTGTTTATAGCTGGCAACAACCCACCTGGTATTAGGACCACTGGCCAAAGACAATAGTCAGGCAAAGTGGGCAAGCAGCCTCAATCCCTACTTGGAGATGCCTCAGAGGGTGTGTCTGCAGTACTGGAATCCTGTCCCTCCTGTAATCAGCTGAACAAATATTTGCCCCAAAAGAGAATCAAAGCAGGAGGGAACAGAGGAGGTCACTGCACAAACCAACAGGAACTATTTAATCATTTATCCCCCTAGAGAGTTCATTTACAGAATGGCTTTCAAGTCTAGTCAGCTAGCTCAAGAGAACCCACCACCTTTAcctcccctgaccccaccccAGTTATCTGACCTCTATTGACTTGACCCCCTTGCCTTTTACAAGAGCTGGCACAGACGAGTTGAAAttgcaaagaaatgcaaaatgagaGAGGGGGTGGGGTTCCAGGGCAAACTCAGGAGGTCTCTTGCTCAGTGGTAAAGTGAAGTGCCTGCCACACCCTAGGCCCAGCCTATAGACAGTTGCATTCTTGACATTCCTGAGTCCATGGTGCATGTccccttccacctcagctcctTCAATGGATGACTTATTTTCCACAGCTTGTTGCTTTTCTGCATACTCTGAGGGGATAGAACATCTCTCATAAACCCTGCACCTCCGCTAGGTAGGGAGATAAGCAAGAAAACAGGACTGAATTCACTGAAGAGCAAAACTTGCCTACAGTGACCACTGGTAAAGAAGCTTTCACCACCATCTCATCCTGGCTCAGTGATGGGCAGGAGAACTCTCCCTCCCTGGAAAGGGAATTTGCTGGTGTCAGTCACTGTGCTCACATTATCGCCAAGATTTACAATACTCTGTAAGGCAAGGAGAGCTTGCCACATTTTTTAGTGAAAGAAATTAAGCCTCAAGAAAGTAACCCagcctgtccaaggtcacacagctagttacaTGACAGAACTGGAACTTATACCTGCATGCGAAGTCTGTTACTAAATCTCAATGTCCCACAGAGCCCCAAAGACTAGGTTCTTGCTTTGCCAGCAAACACTGCTTGAAGAGGCCCCTGGGCTCTGGCCGGAAAGTAACAGGCAGAGCAGCTGGAGCTCCCCAACCGACCCCAGGCAATGAGGTGCAAAGTCCCCTGGCTTAATGTGTGACACAGCAAGTGCTCCACAAACAAGGCAACCATGCAGAAAGTCGCACACTTTGGGGGAAATGAACTTAGGGGGCGCAGTGCAAACACAATCTGCACAGCCTACACTGCCCCAAAATCTGACAATTCTCAGCCATTCAACCCAGTGGGAACTCCTGCCTATGGCCATGCCCTAGTCTGAGAGGAGAGTGCCATACACGCAAACTTTGAAATAAAGGGAACTCGATTTGGGGGAGAGAAGCCCAGGATAGGACTGAGACCCCTTGGGGGGAACAGATGGAGAGGTCTGTGGGTCATTGATGCTCATCATCTTCTCCAGGCATTATACTCATCATCCCTTTGTGTGTGAACCATTGTATAAGGTAAGGGAAACACCGAACTAACTTCCTACCCTCACAGGTTTGGGACTTAATGAACACATAGGCTACAGTTTTCTTTGCTGAGAAACTGGAACACAAGTATGGAATAGTGGAGTCATGGGGGTGACCAGGGTGAAAGATGCCTGATCTCTGAAGCACAGGGTCATTTGTATTTCCAAGGAGTTAACCTCTTGTGGTGAAATGAGGCCAGTCAGGTTTCCTCAACTATCAACGTCTCCAACAATCACCCAACACAACAGAAAGAGATACAGAAGAAGGGCTGTTGGGGATCTCTGACCAGAGGCCAAAGAAAAGGGACACACAAGGGGCTTGGTTCTTACCCAGCCGCCGTTCTCCTGGATCCAAGGCTCTAGGTGGTCATTCAGGTAAGTGGCCATCCAAGCTGCGATCCGACTCACCAATACCTGCATCTCCTTGTCTACGCTTTCCACGCACAGTGCCCCGCCGAAGGAGAAAAAGGCCACAATGCGACCCCAGTTTACCCCATCCCGGAAGAGTTCATTCACTACCTGTTCAAAGCTCTGATATGCTGTCCCTGGGGTGATGTGGAGCTGGGATGTCAGGTCACTGAATGCCCGCCGGTACCGCAGTTCAAACTCGTCGCCTGCCTCCCTCAGCGCTTGCTTTACTGCTGCCATGGGGATCACCTCCCGGGCATCCAAACTGCTGCTGTGGCCAGTGGCTCCATTCACCGCGGGGCTGTCCGCCAGGTGCCAGGATGGGTTGCCATTGATGGCACTGGGGGTCTCCATCTCCGATTCAGTCCCTTCTGGGGCCTCAGTCCTGTTCTCTTCCACATCACTAAACTGACTCCAGCTGTATCCTTTCTGGGAAAGCTTGTAGGAGAGAAAGTCAACCACCAGCTCCCGGTTGCTCTGAGACATTTTTATAATAGGGATGGGCTCAACCAGTCCATTGTCCAAAACACCTGCTCACTCACTGAGTCTCGTCTCTGGTTAGTGATTCTCTTCTAAGATCCAAAGCCAAGATAAGATTCTGAGGGGAGAGAAagagcttcaggaaaaaaaaataattaatatgcaTGCCATTTACCCTAAAAATTCCATTCCCCCTCCAGGTACCAGAACTGGTTTCTTTGTGGGTCTTACGAAGGTCTGGGTCTAGGTTCCAAGATACTTCAATTAAGTCAAATCGAAAGCACCAGTGGACTCTGAATCTCCCACCAGCCTTTTCTACCCCCGTCTTCTCCGAAATGCCTTCCTCGGAAAGTCACTCCCTGGGCAGTCCCCCCCGCCCCACTCCCGCTCCCCCGCACCACCTACATTCAAATCCGCCTTAGGCAAAGGCAGGCAGGTGCAGCCCCCGGAAGATCTTTTGTATCACAGGTCGAGAGAGGAGGTGGCTGCGGGGATGCCGGTAACTCAGCCGGCCTCGCGGCGGCTGGCAAAAAAACCAGCTCCGGCCGGAGGGATCATGCGACCCGGCAGGCTGGGAGCCCAGAAGGCGACACAGGAATTGCGAAGCTCAGGAACCAGCCCCCTCGCTTGCTTCCTCCTCCATCGCCCGGATCGAGGGCGGCCGCTCCGCAGCCGCGGCCTCCTGCCACCCGGGAGCCCAGCCCCCTCTCTCTTGCACGCCCCTTGGCTCTCCGCCTCCTACTGGGAGCCAGGAGTACTCTCCCGGAGGTGGCTGGTATGGATttagttggtttttgtttttcttttttctatttaagcACCAGCCCAGGGTGAGGTGGAGGCGTCCGAAACTCTAAAGGGACTTCTCAATGGGGTTCAAGGTTTCAGTGAGGGACGCAGGGAGGGGGAAACTGCCTCAGATCTGCAATCTGACTTTGGGAAGGCCACTCCCAGGCCTGTCTGGGAGGTTGAAGGCCGGAGACCCCCAACAAATGCCGCTGGTTTGCTCTGAATTCCCCAAAGGCCCAGAACGTGGCAGTTGGGGATTGCCGGGTCCTCCATTCCCCGCCCGGACACAATGGCCGCCGGCGCCCTGCACAAAGACCGGGTGAGGGTGAGGCGCTGGGCCTCTCCTCAGGTCAGGAAGAGGGGTCGAGGCCTGCTCGACGGCCCCACAGCTGAGACCACGTTTTCCTGGGGACAGGCCCAAAGTGGCTTTCTGGCGCCCCCGGGAGGGCTCCGGGGCCGGGGGCTGCACCTCTCCAGAGCCCAGGGTGGGCCGGCTGCGGCCTAGCGGCTTCTCGCGCTCACTAGGCCGGGTACCCGCCGAGCCACCGCCCCGTTGCTAGGCAACCGCCCTCCCCCGGGGGCGCCCCCTAGACCTTTCTGAGAGGAGGGGCCTCGCCCCCGGCGGTCCGCCCCAGCGCAGCCAATCAGCGAGCCCAGCCGGCACGGAAGCGGGACGGCGAAGGCTCCTATTGGGCGCAACGGCTGTCACGCACAGGGGAGGCGGCGCTCTCACCTGCGAGCCCCGCGAGCCGTGGGGGGCCACATCCCCCTTCATCGGCCCGGTAGCTTCCAGACGCAAGAGCTCTTCGCGGCCGAGTTCCGCGCCGCGGACCCGGGCCGGCCTACCTGGCTGCCGGCCTACCTGGCTGACTGCTCGCGCCGTCTCTCCCGAACAAgccggcctcagtttcccctgaaGAGACAGGGGAACTTGCAAGCTCAGTCACTTCCGGTGCCGCGGCAACGCGCGCGAGCCCGAGACGCAAAGGGAGTGCGCGCCTTGAGTGACTGGCATCAGGACCGGGGAGAGATCGCCCCCTCGCGGTAGATCTGGGGAATCGGGAGGCGCAAAAAATCAACATTTATAATcacatttccatttattcattcattcagtcagtcagtcagtcactCATCAGTCAATCAGCCTATTTCATCCGTCCGTCAGTTTATATATAGAAGAAGCATCGCCTTGTGGTTAAGCACTTTGTCTGGATTCTAACTCTGCTAGTTAGGCACGTTTCTCAACTGCTCTGTGCTTCAATGTCCTCAATTGTAAAATGGGTAATAGTACCAACCTCTCTCGTTGAGCTATTGTGATGATTAAGAGAGTTATTAATTGTAAACTCCAtagtacaggccgggcgcggtggctcacgcccgtaatcctagcactttgggaggccgaggcgggcggatcacctgaggttaggagttcaagaccagcgtggccaatgtggtgaaaccccgtctctactaaaaatacaaaaaattagctgggcgtggtggcgcatgcttgtaatcccagctactcgggaggctgaggcaggagactcgcttacaggagaatcatttacaggcgtgagccaccgcgcccggccaatctcCTTACACCCTGAACCACACAGTGTGTTATCAAATGTTTTATCCTTGCCAATTAGATGGGTAAAAACCGAAGGcactttcatatttctttttttattatgaatgaagTTGAGcaatttgtcatattttttaGTCTTTCTTTGGAGGGTGGTGGATCTTGTATTGGTGAATTTTC
This window harbors:
- the BCL2L1 gene encoding bcl-2-like protein 1 isoform X1, encoding MSQSNRELVVDFLSYKLSQKGYSWSQFSDVEENRTEAPEGTESEMETPSAINGNPSWHLADSPAVNGATGHSSSLDAREVIPMAAVKQALREAGDEFELRYRRAFSDLTSQLHITPGTAYQSFEQVVNELFRDGVNWGRIVAFFSFGGALCVESVDKEMQVLVSRIAAWMATYLNDHLEPWIQENGGWRRDLTMSPRLVSNSWSQAIHPPQPPEVILLWNSMGTMQQPRAERARNASTAGS
- the BCL2L1 gene encoding bcl-2-like protein 1 isoform X2, whose translation is MSQSNRELVVDFLSYKLSQKGYSWSQFSDVEENRTEAPEGTESEMETPSAINGNPSWHLADSPAVNGATGHSSSLDAREVIPMAAVKQALREAGDEFELRYRRAFSDLTSQLHITPGTAYQSFEQVVNELFRDGVNWGRIVAFFSFGGALCVESVDKEMQVLVSRIAAWMATYLNDHLEPWIQENGGWDTFVELYGNNAAAESRKGQERFNRWFLTGMTVAGVVLLGSLFSRK